A section of the Sporanaerobacter acetigenes DSM 13106 genome encodes:
- a CDS encoding phage portal protein, which translates to MSKLQEYIMDKYDNDMYWFTDEVKDYWHINRVRDILDNRDYLGGKHKIKQRVDEVYNGKVFTTRKICLNYAKTLLQFETAFLLKNPVTLISNDLDALDEYKTVYREGKYNQLDYSILSNMTKYGECYEYVYIDSNKRIKSMIFNAEDSYPVYDHTGEMISFIHYYIWDGVSYYTIYTDTTVEEYSDIGGDLHCTGQYNNLSGLPIPYVLSSEEDELIGQASLNEYIDILDSMEDLISKYMDSFFKLGLSPIPLFKGTKLNTKDGGIDENAVGYALQLAEDASFEFVGAKMDYQSFKELFKTLKQSMLDISMTPSIALNSQDVSNLSETSIRMMYSLAEIKGAMNSLYLKQGFEKRWGKMKKLLNVMGYEVDEDAYIDCNFNMNIPQNQGEIITNLSTATESGIMSIERAVEVNPYTVDVNAELEKLSNKDNKDKVNVNVED; encoded by the coding sequence ATGAGTAAATTACAAGAATATATTATGGATAAATATGATAATGATATGTATTGGTTTACTGATGAGGTTAAAGATTATTGGCATATTAATCGTGTAAGGGATATACTTGATAATCGTGATTATTTGGGTGGTAAACATAAGATAAAACAGAGAGTTGATGAAGTATATAATGGTAAGGTATTTACAACAAGAAAAATTTGTCTTAATTATGCAAAAACTCTATTACAATTTGAAACAGCGTTCTTACTTAAAAATCCAGTTACATTAATTAGTAATGATTTAGATGCATTGGATGAATATAAAACAGTGTACAGAGAAGGTAAATACAATCAATTAGATTATTCTATTCTATCTAATATGACTAAGTATGGAGAATGTTATGAGTATGTATATATAGATTCTAATAAGAGAATTAAAAGTATGATATTTAATGCAGAGGACAGTTATCCAGTATATGACCATACAGGGGAAATGATAAGTTTCATACATTATTATATTTGGGATGGTGTAAGTTATTATACTATATATACAGATACAACTGTAGAAGAATATTCTGATATAGGTGGAGATTTACATTGCACAGGACAATACAATAATTTAAGTGGGTTACCTATACCTTATGTATTAAGTAGTGAAGAAGATGAATTAATAGGACAAGCAAGTTTGAATGAATACATAGATATACTTGATTCGATGGAAGATTTAATCAGTAAATATATGGACAGTTTTTTTAAACTAGGATTAAGTCCCATACCTTTATTTAAGGGAACAAAGTTAAACACTAAGGATGGAGGAATTGATGAAAATGCAGTAGGGTATGCACTACAATTAGCAGAGGATGCAAGTTTTGAATTTGTAGGTGCTAAGATGGATTATCAATCCTTCAAAGAATTATTTAAAACTCTTAAACAAAGTATGTTAGATATTAGTATGACTCCATCAATTGCACTTAATTCACAAGACGTATCTAATTTAAGTGAAACTTCTATTCGTATGATGTATAGTTTGGCAGAAATAAAAGGGGCTATGAATAGTTTATATCTTAAACAAGGATTTGAGAAAAGATGGGGTAAGATGAAGAAGTTACTTAATGTAATGGGATATGAAGTTGATGAGGATGCATATATAGATTGCAACTTTAATATGAACATACCACAAAATCAAGGTGAGATAATAACTAATTTATCTACAGCAACAGAAAGTGGTATAATGAGTATAGAAAGGGCAGTGGAGGTTAATCCATATACAGTAGATGTTAATGCAGAACTAGAGAAGTTGAGCAATAAGGATAATAAGGATAAGGTTAATGTTAATGTAGAAGATTAA
- a CDS encoding phage holin family protein, with protein MENKTIFNSIFACIGTFLTYLFGGWDLAIQILISFMTIDYVTGVIVAYINKTVDSRVGFRGICRKLLIMVVLIVAVLLDRLFGQGWIFRTIVCYFFIANEGISILENVGKCGIPLPTKLMNKLVQLKEGGNTDE; from the coding sequence ATGGAAAATAAAACAATATTTAATAGTATTTTTGCTTGTATAGGTACATTTCTTACATATTTATTTGGGGGATGGGATTTGGCAATACAAATATTAATCAGTTTTATGACAATAGATTATGTGACAGGTGTAATTGTTGCATACATAAATAAAACAGTTGATAGCAGAGTAGGATTCAGGGGAATATGTAGAAAATTATTAATAATGGTGGTTTTAATTGTTGCAGTACTATTAGATAGATTATTTGGACAAGGTTGGATATTTAGAACTATTGTATGTTATTTTTTTATAGCAAATGAAGGTATATCTATTCTTGAGAATGTAGGAAAATGTGGTATTCCTTTACCAACAAAGTTAATGAATAAACTTGTACAACTAAAAGAAGGAGGTAATACAGATGAGTAA
- a CDS encoding helix-turn-helix domain-containing protein, translated as MDRKEWKLRRISKDITLTEIANSIYCSVSLLSKFENDKADMKQKKIEQYKEYIINKGVV; from the coding sequence ATGGATAGAAAAGAATGGAAATTAAGGCGAATTAGTAAAGATATTACATTAACAGAAATAGCGAATAGTATTTATTGTTCAGTGTCTTTATTAAGCAAATTCGAAAATGATAAGGCAGATATGAAACAAAAAAAAATAGAACAATACAAAGAATACATAATTAACAAAGGGGTTGTTTAA
- a CDS encoding DUF5309 domain-containing protein: MIKTNNFTQNENIDLMNEISLIHPMDTPLTTLILGAGQYDKATSKIVTWRERELNADTDMTVEEGSETTEFQNSVRKEMNNVCSIFKRAVSVSGSAMASDVVGIKDMLGEELNDRLIEMKINMEKAFLNSVKDDGSTSGIRKLQGLQNFTTTKNKITDVFSEDTFKATVRKLWDAGLGTGEYVALVNADLKEKIDALYKDKYYYQAQNDKFGIVANTIQTNYGNVHLILDRHMDADKILIFDPSFVRIAFLRTPQFEMLAKTGDSVKAQVIAEPTIKLLNAKAVAMFTEKVGA, translated from the coding sequence ATGATAAAGACAAATAATTTTACACAAAATGAAAATATTGATTTAATGAATGAGATTAGTTTAATACATCCAATGGACACACCATTAACTACTTTGATTTTAGGTGCAGGACAATATGATAAAGCAACTTCAAAGATTGTAACATGGAGAGAAAGAGAATTAAATGCAGATACAGATATGACAGTTGAGGAAGGTAGTGAAACAACTGAATTTCAAAATTCTGTAAGAAAAGAAATGAATAACGTGTGTTCTATATTTAAGAGGGCAGTTTCAGTATCAGGTTCAGCAATGGCATCAGATGTTGTAGGAATTAAAGATATGTTAGGTGAAGAATTAAATGATAGATTAATTGAGATGAAAATTAACATGGAAAAGGCATTTTTAAATTCTGTAAAAGATGATGGTTCTACATCAGGAATAAGAAAATTACAAGGACTTCAGAATTTTACAACAACTAAAAACAAAATAACTGATGTATTTAGTGAAGATACATTTAAAGCAACAGTTAGAAAACTTTGGGATGCAGGTTTAGGAACTGGTGAATATGTTGCATTAGTGAATGCAGATTTAAAAGAAAAAATTGATGCACTTTACAAGGACAAATATTACTATCAAGCACAAAATGACAAGTTTGGTATAGTTGCTAATACAATTCAAACTAATTATGGAAATGTACATTTAATATTAGACAGACATATGGATGCAGACAAAATATTAATATTTGATCCTTCATTTGTAAGAATTGCATTTTTGAGAACACCACAGTTTGAAATGTTAGCAAAAACTGGAGATAGTGTTAAAGCACAAGTAATTGCAGAGCCAACAATTAAATTATTAAATGCAAAAGCAGTTGCAATGTTTACAGAAAAAGTTGGTGCATAA
- a CDS encoding tyrosine-type recombinase/integrase translates to MAKKMIKMNSITNKNINDVFKDFIKYCRVKNLSNATTNYYEDCFSKFKKFYHGEMEDITTDTVDDYILYLKKNTTMNDVSLNTYKRGLRVILYYFMKLGYVEEFKITIHKAEKKIKETYTDTELEILLKKPHLKQCDFVEYRSWVIVNFLLGTGCRANTLCNIQIKDLDLENGVVMYITTKNKKQQIVPISNQLCLIIQEYLSYRQPQSDEDYLFISVYGEQLNPNSLRQSIAKYNNRHGVMKTGVHLFRHTFSKKWIQNGGNIFSLQKILGHSSLDMVKEYINMFSEDIRQDYDKYNPLSEFTNTNYISMKGGRK, encoded by the coding sequence GTGGCTAAAAAAATGATTAAAATGAACAGTATTACAAACAAAAACATTAACGATGTCTTTAAAGATTTTATTAAATATTGTAGAGTTAAAAATTTAAGTAATGCAACAACAAATTATTATGAAGATTGTTTTAGCAAGTTTAAAAAATTTTATCATGGTGAAATGGAAGATATTACAACTGATACAGTAGATGATTATATTCTATATCTAAAAAAGAATACAACTATGAATGATGTTAGTTTAAACACCTATAAAAGAGGTTTACGAGTGATTTTATATTACTTTATGAAGTTGGGATATGTAGAAGAATTTAAGATTACTATACACAAGGCAGAAAAGAAAATAAAAGAAACATATACAGATACAGAATTAGAAATATTACTAAAGAAACCTCATTTAAAACAATGTGATTTTGTAGAATATCGTTCATGGGTTATAGTAAATTTTTTATTAGGTACAGGATGTAGAGCAAATACACTTTGCAATATTCAAATAAAAGATTTAGATTTAGAAAATGGTGTTGTTATGTATATTACAACTAAAAATAAGAAACAGCAAATTGTACCTATTAGTAATCAATTATGCCTTATAATACAAGAATATTTGTCATATAGACAACCACAAAGTGATGAAGATTATTTGTTTATTAGTGTATATGGAGAACAACTTAATCCTAATTCATTAAGACAATCTATTGCAAAATACAATAATAGACATGGTGTAATGAAAACTGGTGTACATCTTTTTAGACACACATTTTCAAAAAAGTGGATACAAAATGGAGGAAATATTTTCAGTTTACAAAAAATATTGGGACATAGTTCATTAGATATGGTAAAAGAATATATAAATATGTTTAGTGAGGATATTAGACAGGACTATGACAAATATAATCCCCTTTCAGAATTTACTAATACAAATTATATTTCTATGAAAGGGGGTAGAAAGTAA
- a CDS encoding metallophosphoesterase yields the protein MKIKLFIFISLLVILVAYIYIQISFFKVNQVELNSEKIKDDIKIVQISDFHNNKRINKGTLIKKVEGINPDIIVLTGDIIDAKTKDFDCSIDMIKDLRSITDKIYFVWGNHEIRNNRGREFVERLKGAGVFVLENENTMTYIKNTEINICGVNFYIDRANYNKALEGIDEKNYTILLSHSPNRPISYSAGLEDLILAGHTHGGQLRLPIIGAIVAPGQGYFPKYDKGLFKIGNTTLYIDSGLGNSVFPIRFLNRVQISSISVKRA from the coding sequence ATGAAAATAAAACTTTTTATATTTATTTCTTTATTGGTAATATTAGTTGCATATATTTATATACAAATTAGTTTTTTTAAAGTAAATCAGGTAGAACTAAATAGTGAAAAAATAAAAGATGATATAAAAATAGTGCAGATTTCAGATTTTCACAATAATAAACGAATAAACAAAGGAACGCTCATAAAGAAAGTTGAAGGCATAAATCCAGATATTATAGTACTTACAGGAGATATAATAGATGCAAAGACCAAAGACTTTGATTGTTCAATAGATATGATAAAAGACTTAAGGAGTATAACTGATAAAATATATTTTGTCTGGGGAAATCATGAGATAAGAAATAATAGAGGTAGAGAATTTGTTGAAAGGTTGAAGGGTGCTGGTGTTTTTGTATTAGAAAATGAAAATACTATGACTTATATAAAGAATACTGAAATAAACATATGTGGAGTAAATTTTTATATAGATAGGGCTAACTACAACAAGGCATTAGAAGGAATAGATGAAAAAAATTATACCATATTGCTTTCGCATTCGCCAAATAGACCTATATCATATTCTGCAGGGTTGGAAGATTTGATTCTTGCAGGACATACTCATGGAGGTCAGTTAAGGCTTCCTATAATAGGAGCTATAGTAGCGCCAGGTCAGGGATATTTTCCAAAGTATGATAAAGGATTGTTTAAAATAGGGAATACTACCCTATATATAGACAGTGGTCTTGGAAATAGTGTATTTCCCATTCGATTTCTAAACAGAGTTCAAATAAGTAGCATTTCTGTAAAAAGGGCATAA
- a CDS encoding metallophosphoesterase gives MVKIFVVSDTHGKTDKFIQFAKALGKPDLIIHLGDYVDDSFEIERQMNIDTIRVKGNCDFGCKGVNEEEILNINGKKIFLTHGNKYNVKYDLFSLSYKAKEEGADVVLFGHTHTPTIEEYGGILFMNPGSPTIPRDMSKKSFGILEIQERIIPKIIEI, from the coding sequence ATGGTGAAGATATTTGTAGTGAGTGATACTCATGGAAAGACAGATAAGTTTATACAATTTGCGAAGGCATTGGGAAAGCCAGATCTCATAATACATTTAGGCGATTATGTAGATGATTCTTTTGAAATAGAAAGACAAATGAATATAGATACTATAAGAGTAAAAGGAAATTGTGATTTTGGATGTAAAGGGGTCAATGAGGAGGAAATATTAAATATCAACGGAAAGAAAATATTTTTAACTCATGGCAATAAATACAATGTAAAATATGATTTATTTAGCCTTTCTTACAAAGCTAAAGAAGAAGGAGCAGATGTAGTTCTTTTTGGACATACCCACACTCCTACTATTGAAGAATATGGTGGGATACTCTTCATGAATCCTGGAAGTCCAACTATTCCAAGGGATATGTCTAAAAAAAGTTTTGGCATTTTAGAAATACAAGAAAGAATAATACCAAAAATAATAGAAATATGA
- a CDS encoding XTP/dITP diphosphatase encodes MNKNIILSTGNIHKVEEIKDILKELPVNICSKKDLGFGDIDVEEDGTTLEENAIKKAVAISQKVDGIVIADDTGLFVDELGGEPGIYSSRYSGENASYEENNKKLLRKLEGIALEERTATFKTVIAIVTEDKQVKTVYGECKGKIGFEFKGDSGFGYDPLFIVDGYDKTFAELGEEVKNKISHRAKALEELKKELKNIIGETNGEDICSE; translated from the coding sequence ATGAATAAGAATATAATTCTTTCCACTGGAAATATTCATAAAGTAGAAGAAATAAAGGATATCTTAAAAGAATTGCCTGTAAATATATGCTCTAAAAAAGATTTGGGTTTTGGAGACATTGATGTTGAAGAAGATGGAACTACATTAGAAGAAAATGCAATAAAAAAGGCAGTGGCTATTTCACAAAAAGTAGATGGAATAGTTATTGCTGATGATACAGGCCTATTTGTAGATGAACTAGGCGGAGAACCTGGGATTTATTCCTCAAGATATTCAGGAGAAAATGCTAGCTATGAAGAAAACAATAAAAAGCTTTTAAGAAAATTGGAAGGTATAGCCTTAGAAGAGCGTACTGCAACTTTCAAAACAGTTATTGCCATAGTCACAGAAGATAAACAAGTAAAAACTGTATATGGAGAGTGCAAAGGAAAGATAGGGTTTGAATTTAAAGGAGATAGTGGTTTTGGATACGATCCATTGTTTATAGTAGATGGGTATGACAAGACTTTTGCAGAACTGGGAGAAGAAGTAAAAAACAAAATAAGCCATAGAGCTAAGGCCTTGGAAGAATTAAAAAAAGAACTAAAGAATATTATAGGGGAGACTAATGGTGAAGATATTTGTAGTGAGTGA
- the rph gene encoding ribonuclease PH, whose amino-acid sequence MDRIDKRQHDQLREINITRNFLKHPQGSVLMEMGETKVICTAMIDDRIPPFLKGTNTGWITAEYSMIPGSTITRKVRDSSRGKVEGRSQEIQRLIGRALRSVVDLKVIGEKTIWIDCDVIQADGGTRTASITGAFVALVDAFYTLYKQSEIPYIPVKNFISAVSVGIVKGVPVLDLCYEEDFRADVDMNIVMTDNNRFVEIQGTGEENTFSMEELNTLISLATKGNREIISMQKKALGEIGELVGKKSNNMEGENQNE is encoded by the coding sequence ATGGATAGAATAGACAAAAGACAACATGATCAATTGAGAGAAATAAATATAACTAGAAATTTTTTAAAGCACCCACAAGGGTCGGTTCTTATGGAGATGGGAGAAACCAAGGTTATATGTACTGCAATGATAGATGACAGGATTCCTCCTTTTCTAAAGGGTACAAATACAGGCTGGATAACAGCAGAATATTCTATGATACCAGGTTCAACTATTACAAGAAAGGTAAGAGATTCTTCTAGAGGAAAAGTAGAGGGAAGATCTCAAGAAATACAAAGACTTATAGGAAGGGCCTTGAGGAGTGTAGTGGATTTAAAAGTTATAGGAGAAAAAACCATTTGGATAGATTGTGATGTAATTCAAGCCGATGGTGGAACAAGAACTGCATCTATTACGGGTGCTTTTGTAGCACTTGTAGATGCGTTTTATACACTTTACAAGCAAAGTGAAATTCCATATATTCCAGTTAAAAATTTTATTTCTGCTGTAAGTGTAGGCATAGTTAAAGGAGTTCCAGTGCTAGACTTATGTTATGAAGAAGATTTTAGGGCAGATGTAGACATGAATATAGTCATGACAGATAATAATAGATTTGTTGAAATTCAAGGAACAGGAGAAGAAAATACTTTTTCAATGGAAGAATTGAATACTCTAATCTCATTGGCAACAAAAGGTAATAGAGAAATTATATCAATGCAAAAAAAGGCATTAGGAGAAATAGGAGAACTTGTAGGAAAAAAGTCTAACAATATGGAAGGGGAAAACCAAAATGAATAA
- a CDS encoding GerMN domain-containing protein — protein MENIKKILLIVLILAIGINISACNGKGGFKGLFSKDDDIEIIRSDSEEYDMTKDEGLRETVLYFKNAEGFLVPVMKKIPWEEGIAKLALKNMIDSPSLRESLNQTGLVPIIPAGTEIRGMTIDGETGVCKVDFSKEILNYESEKDEENLIKGVVYTLTEFPAIKEVQILIEGNSAPVFKYGIQVNGPMRREDINLVKNSEEYRSKVVVYFKGSGNEEFEYFIPVTIPTLAPMPNVFTALEELFKGPPAEASLYSSVPQGVTLEGIEIRDGIAYVDLSFNSIDSINEKYIFDEISKSIGLTLSEFEKIEKVELLVEGKTLEEAGIQVDYNETIPAFANEY, from the coding sequence ATGGAAAATATAAAGAAAATTTTACTTATTGTACTTATTTTGGCTATTGGAATTAATATAAGTGCTTGCAATGGAAAAGGTGGATTTAAAGGACTTTTTTCAAAAGATGATGATATAGAAATAATCAGAAGTGACAGTGAAGAATACGATATGACAAAAGATGAAGGTTTAAGAGAAACCGTGCTTTATTTTAAAAATGCTGAAGGTTTTCTAGTTCCTGTGATGAAGAAAATTCCTTGGGAAGAGGGTATTGCAAAATTAGCTCTTAAAAACATGATTGATAGCCCTTCTTTGAGGGAAAGTTTAAATCAAACGGGACTTGTTCCCATAATACCTGCAGGTACTGAGATAAGGGGAATGACTATTGATGGAGAAACAGGAGTTTGTAAAGTTGATTTTTCAAAAGAAATTTTAAATTACGAATCAGAAAAAGATGAAGAAAATCTAATTAAAGGTGTAGTATATACTCTGACAGAATTTCCTGCTATAAAAGAAGTACAAATTTTGATAGAAGGAAATTCTGCACCTGTTTTTAAATATGGAATACAGGTAAATGGACCAATGAGGAGAGAAGATATAAATCTTGTGAAAAATTCAGAAGAATATAGGTCGAAAGTTGTGGTATACTTTAAGGGTAGTGGAAATGAAGAATTTGAGTATTTTATACCTGTGACTATTCCGACTCTTGCACCAATGCCAAATGTTTTTACAGCATTGGAAGAGCTGTTTAAAGGTCCTCCAGCTGAGGCAAGTCTTTATTCTAGTGTTCCGCAAGGAGTAACTTTAGAGGGCATAGAAATAAGGGATGGAATAGCTTATGTAGATTTATCTTTTAATTCTATAGATTCAATAAACGAAAAATATATATTTGATGAAATATCTAAGAGCATAGGACTTACACTAAGTGAATTTGAAAAGATAGAAAAAGTTGAATTGTTAGTTGAAGGTAAAACATTAGAAGAAGCAGGAATACAAGTTGATTACAATGAAACAATACCTGCTTTTGCAAATGAATATTAA
- a CDS encoding DUF2179 domain-containing protein, with amino-acid sequence MGTFSGYLLIFFARIADVSMSTFRTLMVVQGRRVQAAIIGFFEIIIYVMALGKVVNGLSDPGNLLAYALGFACGNFVGITIEGKIALGNLFAQVILKGTQNEELLNKLREEGFGITVVEGYGKEGTRQILNIALNRKDLDSLKKIVYEHDEEAFITVNSTKPISGGYFVPIKKK; translated from the coding sequence ATGGGAACATTTTCAGGATATCTATTAATATTTTTTGCTAGAATTGCTGATGTATCCATGTCTACTTTTAGAACTTTGATGGTAGTACAGGGAAGGAGAGTTCAAGCTGCTATTATAGGTTTTTTTGAAATAATTATATATGTAATGGCTCTTGGAAAGGTTGTCAATGGATTAAGTGACCCGGGGAATTTACTTGCTTATGCATTGGGCTTTGCTTGTGGAAACTTTGTAGGGATAACTATAGAAGGAAAGATTGCACTGGGAAATTTATTTGCTCAAGTAATACTTAAAGGTACTCAAAATGAAGAACTTTTAAACAAATTGAGAGAAGAAGGATTTGGAATTACAGTAGTTGAAGGTTATGGAAAAGAAGGAACACGACAAATTTTAAATATTGCATTAAACAGGAAAGATTTAGATAGTTTGAAGAAAATAGTATATGAACATGATGAAGAAGCATTTATCACTGTAAATAGTACAAAACCTATTAGTGGTGGTTATTTTGTTCCAATAAAAAAGAAATAA
- a CDS encoding N-acetylmuramoyl-L-alanine amidase family protein, giving the protein MKKWGSILSLLIVLLLFNSFSIAAKNYSYTTVTIDGKKQSVSTVPVLVDGQAITSDVPPFIYKDYTMVPIRFVAESLGSEVNWNGKSKTVTINDSKKQIVLGINSSYVYINGQKQKLPNGVPSPKLVNTSNANYSRTMIPLRFVSETLGHNVKWDNEKRIAYIEKNKDIDKEIKETEINSIVVDSNSNIKISASSSFKYQATDLTNPSRIVVDIPDTKLNLKDGSKADEDGIVNISVGKAYVDKISASQFSTNPSITRIVINLNENAEYKIVPTNDGKTIEIGFTKLNKVENVKMETINGQEAIVIYNSFKPRTNTLKLSNPNRIVLDLLDSTVDLENQINYNYQLGIIKNVRVSQFSPDSLYKPDDKVVRVVFDIQDGINTSNVKISSDGNKIIIMPDKNSWEGLKYENNGNEKIFFIMAKNETGYTIDYDTFKRVMEINVPRENVNLTSGTINVNDNFVDRIVISDNSGNNKVEIYFKKSIEYAVLSKEVDSEIKIKFSRDTQIEPKERLIVIDPGHGGKDSGAISQNGYYEKNVTISIANKLNERLRELGYNTEMTRYDDTYLGLYERTDIANKINADIFVSIHSNAHNDKSISGLQTLYHPSKEEGDGSSYQLAKMIHEEVLKSTGLKDKRMVERPKLAVLRTSNMPAALIEVGFISNLEDEKLITDSAFQDKVVDGIIKGIERYFAEY; this is encoded by the coding sequence TGTTTAATTCTTTTAGTATTGCAGCTAAAAATTACAGCTATACAACTGTCACTATTGATGGAAAGAAACAAAGTGTTTCCACAGTGCCAGTACTTGTAGACGGACAAGCTATCACTTCGGATGTTCCACCATTTATCTATAAAGATTATACAATGGTGCCTATAAGATTTGTTGCTGAAAGTTTGGGTTCAGAGGTCAATTGGAATGGGAAAAGCAAAACCGTAACTATAAATGATAGTAAAAAGCAAATAGTACTTGGGATAAATAGTTCCTATGTATACATAAATGGGCAAAAACAAAAATTGCCCAATGGAGTTCCTTCTCCCAAACTTGTGAACACTTCCAATGCAAACTATTCTAGAACTATGATACCTTTAAGATTTGTATCAGAAACTTTAGGACATAATGTCAAATGGGATAATGAAAAGAGAATAGCATATATAGAGAAAAATAAAGATATAGATAAAGAGATAAAAGAAACTGAGATAAATAGCATCGTAGTAGATTCTAATTCAAATATAAAAATATCAGCTTCAAGTTCTTTTAAATATCAGGCTACAGATTTAACCAATCCTTCAAGAATAGTTGTAGATATTCCAGATACTAAATTAAATTTAAAAGATGGTTCAAAGGCTGATGAAGATGGAATAGTTAACATTTCTGTAGGGAAAGCTTATGTAGACAAAATTAGTGCTTCTCAATTTTCCACAAATCCAAGTATTACAAGAATAGTTATAAATTTAAATGAAAATGCAGAATATAAAATTGTTCCTACCAATGATGGAAAGACTATTGAAATTGGATTTACCAAATTAAATAAAGTAGAAAATGTAAAAATGGAGACCATAAATGGGCAAGAAGCAATTGTCATATATAATAGTTTTAAGCCTAGAACCAATACATTGAAACTTAGCAATCCCAATAGAATTGTACTAGATCTTTTAGATTCCACGGTAGACTTGGAAAATCAGATAAACTATAACTATCAACTGGGAATTATAAAAAACGTGAGAGTTTCACAATTTTCACCTGATAGTCTTTACAAACCCGATGACAAAGTGGTTAGAGTAGTGTTTGATATTCAAGATGGAATAAATACATCCAATGTAAAAATATCAAGTGATGGAAATAAAATAATCATAATGCCAGATAAAAATTCTTGGGAAGGGCTTAAATATGAAAACAATGGCAATGAAAAGATATTTTTTATCATGGCCAAAAATGAAACTGGATATACTATAGATTATGATACTTTCAAGAGAGTTATGGAAATAAATGTACCAAGAGAAAATGTAAACTTAACCAGTGGTACAATAAATGTGAATGATAATTTTGTAGACAGAATAGTTATAAGTGACAACTCTGGAAATAATAAAGTGGAAATTTATTTTAAAAAGAGCATAGAATATGCTGTACTTTCAAAAGAAGTAGATAGTGAAATAAAGATAAAGTTTTCAAGAGATACTCAAATTGAACCTAAAGAAAGGCTTATAGTTATAGACCCAGGTCATGGGGGGAAAGATTCGGGAGCAATTTCACAGAATGGCTATTATGAAAAAAATGTAACCATAAGTATTGCAAATAAATTAAACGAGAGATTGAGAGAATTGGGATATAATACTGAAATGACAAGATATGATGATACTTACTTAGGACTATATGAGAGAACAGATATTGCAAATAAGATAAATGCAGATATATTTGTGAGTATTCATTCTAATGCTCACAATGATAAAAGTATTTCAGGGTTGCAAACTTTATATCATCCTAGCAAAGAAGAAGGAGATGGAAGCAGCTACCAATTAGCAAAAATGATACATGAAGAAGTACTCAAATCTACAGGGCTTAAAGATAAAAGAATGGTGGAAAGGCCAAAATTAGCAGTACTTAGGACTTCTAATATGCCAGCTGCATTGATTGAAGTTGGATTTATAAGTAATTTAGAGGATGAAAAACTTATTACTGACAGTGCTTTTCAAGATAAGGTTGTAGATGGTATAATAAAAGGTATAGAAAGATATTTTGCTGAATACTAA